From the bacterium genome, one window contains:
- a CDS encoding type II secretion system F family protein yields MEKKLSYEELDQLAQELASFARTDIPMPEGLRQLSSSLDSARLRQLAGEMAEALEQGKPLSQALEESSFSVPSHYVAVLQCAEVSGDAPTLLQFAVDHARRLKRYRTTMLTATLYPMIVVFVMSLVLIFLANYIVPKFYVMYSQLGAELPSLTKLVLMCENVLAGIPGFVLVGLIAALSVSMLFAQRVQDRVFDLVAGVPGFTSLTVLSDTAVVMRYLNVMMTRSIPAPTALRAAALAVTRKSTRTSLERMATAGERGHQLSSTIGDEFPSTVAYLFTKAEERGDLPESCDGIASYCEDRFDRLSSRALSLFEPILIFLVAVFVGILVVGLYIPLFSFPRVVH; encoded by the coding sequence ATGGAAAAGAAACTCTCGTACGAAGAGCTCGATCAATTGGCCCAGGAACTGGCCAGTTTTGCCCGGACGGACATTCCGATGCCCGAAGGACTTCGCCAACTCTCCTCGTCCCTTGACTCTGCGAGGCTTCGCCAGTTGGCAGGGGAGATGGCGGAGGCCTTGGAACAAGGCAAGCCGCTCAGTCAGGCGCTTGAGGAGTCATCGTTCTCCGTCCCCAGCCATTATGTCGCTGTCCTGCAGTGCGCAGAGGTCTCTGGGGATGCACCGACGCTTCTTCAATTCGCCGTCGATCATGCCCGCCGTCTGAAGCGGTATCGAACCACAATGCTGACGGCGACGCTCTATCCAATGATTGTGGTGTTCGTCATGTCTCTGGTTCTGATCTTCCTGGCCAACTACATTGTGCCAAAGTTCTACGTGATGTACTCTCAGTTGGGGGCGGAACTGCCAAGTCTGACCAAGCTGGTCTTGATGTGCGAGAACGTTTTGGCCGGCATTCCCGGCTTCGTCCTGGTCGGACTGATTGCCGCCCTCAGTGTTTCAATGCTCTTTGCTCAGCGCGTTCAGGATCGTGTCTTCGACCTCGTTGCAGGCGTGCCGGGGTTCACTTCTCTGACGGTCTTGAGCGACACGGCCGTCGTGATGCGCTATCTGAATGTCATGATGACCAGGAGCATTCCTGCTCCGACGGCACTGCGCGCGGCGGCATTGGCCGTTACAAGGAAGAGCACTCGAACTTCTCTCGAACGCATGGCGACAGCCGGGGAGAGAGGACATCAACTCAGCAGCACAATCGGTGACGAGTTCCCTTCCACGGTCGCGTATCTCTTTACGAAAGCGGAGGAGCGAGGAGACCTGCCGGAGTCCTGCGACGGCATCGCGAGCTACTGCGAAGATCGCTTCGATCGACTCAGCTCCCGAGCACTATCGCTCTTCGAACCAATTCTGATCTTCCTCGTGGCAGTGTTTGTTGGAATTCTTGTCGTTGGACTTTACATCCCGCTGTTCTCGTTTCCGCGCGTAGTCCACTGA
- a CDS encoding type II secretion system F family protein encodes MKVDDHSVFRKEVHLPIIEKLLRNWRTTPVANQAARREAKAVLFAELAESTRQGVPLEIALCLCSQNVKEARSSLGRDFPRGADTRNGALSFIGALAFLMMAPIAYLIYAALGSRYIDSERVARIFAMRLHPLVSAGMAMSEAMRSCGFDFDRQEVEIMRAGERWGTVPKAMQTLADFQLRERELSHYSGQAVYPLYIIMILSLPIGFLYWRVKPRFDDIFFQLDISNTFHQPIFMFMAVSLQVLSFLAFPLLVIGLFLVIRSMMNGSMLSRILLLFPIFAAWMVLLIPAMQIGYDSLPSALTNSGPIIITLAISMSILWVAFAVMASLSIMRPIEGLILGIEEATSKALRFVFLIGSAQRAQLESRWMGSLSLALDSGVCEADALRTAGAICGGRLSKRSHLAAQLVETGTSIGFACREANVLPERLSNRLILLDGMSNYIVNIRQLADDVQRRAYHTLARTARVSEVMGVVLMGLICLIVVLSFYLPIFAIPTAVPYQ; translated from the coding sequence ATGAAAGTGGACGATCACAGCGTCTTCCGAAAAGAAGTGCATCTGCCGATTATCGAGAAGCTCCTTCGCAACTGGCGCACCACGCCTGTCGCCAATCAAGCCGCGCGTCGTGAAGCGAAAGCTGTCCTGTTTGCCGAACTCGCTGAGTCTACTCGCCAGGGCGTACCGTTGGAAATTGCGCTTTGCCTGTGTTCCCAAAATGTGAAGGAAGCGCGCAGCTCATTGGGCAGAGATTTTCCGCGAGGGGCAGATACGCGGAACGGCGCGTTGAGCTTCATCGGGGCGCTCGCATTCCTCATGATGGCCCCGATCGCGTACTTGATATACGCAGCTCTAGGATCGCGCTACATTGATTCCGAAAGAGTCGCTCGGATCTTCGCAATGCGCCTGCATCCATTGGTGAGCGCTGGGATGGCGATGTCTGAGGCAATGCGTTCCTGCGGATTCGATTTCGACCGACAGGAAGTTGAGATCATGCGCGCCGGAGAGCGCTGGGGGACTGTGCCAAAGGCCATGCAGACGTTGGCGGATTTCCAACTCCGGGAACGAGAGCTCTCACACTACTCGGGCCAGGCCGTTTACCCGCTCTACATCATCATGATTCTGTCTCTGCCGATCGGCTTCCTTTATTGGAGAGTCAAACCCAGGTTTGATGACATCTTCTTTCAACTCGATATCAGCAACACATTCCATCAGCCGATTTTCATGTTCATGGCAGTGTCACTTCAGGTGCTTTCCTTTCTGGCATTTCCGCTGCTTGTGATCGGACTCTTCCTTGTGATCCGGTCGATGATGAATGGCAGTATGCTATCACGCATATTGTTGCTGTTTCCGATTTTTGCCGCCTGGATGGTTCTTCTGATTCCCGCCATGCAGATCGGTTACGATTCGCTTCCCTCTGCGCTCACGAATTCAGGCCCGATCATTATCACACTTGCCATCTCAATGAGCATTCTCTGGGTCGCCTTTGCGGTCATGGCTTCCCTGAGCATCATGCGACCGATCGAGGGGCTGATTCTCGGCATCGAGGAGGCAACGTCGAAAGCTCTCCGGTTTGTATTCCTGATCGGTTCTGCACAGCGGGCCCAACTCGAATCGCGTTGGATGGGGTCTTTGTCGCTGGCTCTGGATTCCGGTGTTTGTGAAGCGGATGCCTTGCGCACTGCCGGTGCGATCTGCGGAGGGCGATTGAGCAAACGCTCGCACCTAGCAGCTCAACTTGTGGAAACAGGAACATCGATCGGATTCGCATGCCGCGAAGCCAATGTACTGCCGGAGAGGCTCAGCAACCGCCTGATCCTGCTGGATGGAATGAGCAACTACATCGTGAACATTCGGCAGTTGGCAGACGATGTTCAACGACGAGCCTACCACACGCTGGCACGGACGGCTCGAGTTTCCGAGGTTATGGGCGTCGTTCTCATGGGTCTCATTTGCCTCATCGTTGTTCTTTCATTCTACCTGCCGATTTTTGCCATTCCAACCGCAGTCCCGTACCAATAG
- a CDS encoding GspE/PulE family protein translates to MLLSSCSLQTRIDSIPCNDSWGVETVHLLLQESHDLGCSDLHLLSFRWGILARGRKDGGLIDLARIGRDRCQMLIARLKVLSRLPAYVRQEPQDGRIEWQIESDSLQHLRISFLPTIHGENVVVRFPEKGSRPAELATLGMSEEILNATRQLLLRREGTVLLTGPSGSGKTTTLYAMMQHLFDQDGDRLNFLTIEDPVECDLGFAGQVQVNEAQGLSFERALRAAVRQDPNVLLIGEIRDSETARIAIQAGMTGHLVLSTIHAGRVARVFTRLLSIGIEPYLIASALTGALAQRLLRELCPQCRKTDPQSGAHIASGCDHCNGTGYRGRRGVFELAIVDESLREAVLARSTPEAIAARVAEKQRGNLVQEGRRLVSDGLISRAEFDFTFAGEES, encoded by the coding sequence ATGTTATTGTCTTCCTGCAGCCTGCAAACCCGAATCGACTCGATTCCCTGCAACGACAGTTGGGGTGTCGAGACTGTCCATTTGCTTCTCCAGGAGAGCCACGATCTCGGCTGCTCCGATCTCCATCTTCTCTCATTTCGGTGGGGGATTCTTGCGCGCGGACGCAAAGACGGGGGACTGATCGACCTGGCCCGCATCGGCCGCGATCGGTGCCAGATGCTCATCGCGCGTCTGAAGGTGCTATCCCGTCTTCCGGCCTACGTGCGGCAAGAGCCTCAGGATGGTCGTATCGAGTGGCAGATCGAGTCGGATTCGCTGCAGCACCTTCGCATCTCTTTTCTTCCTACAATCCACGGTGAGAATGTTGTCGTTCGCTTTCCTGAGAAGGGAAGTCGACCAGCCGAACTTGCAACGCTTGGAATGTCGGAGGAGATTCTGAATGCCACCAGGCAGTTGCTCCTTCGACGCGAAGGGACCGTCCTCCTGACCGGTCCGAGCGGAAGTGGTAAGACAACGACGTTGTATGCGATGATGCAGCACTTGTTCGATCAGGACGGCGATCGATTGAACTTCCTGACCATCGAGGATCCGGTGGAGTGCGATCTCGGTTTCGCAGGTCAGGTGCAGGTCAATGAAGCGCAGGGGCTTTCGTTTGAGCGCGCTCTTCGCGCTGCCGTCCGACAGGATCCGAATGTTCTTCTGATCGGCGAGATTCGCGATTCGGAAACGGCACGCATTGCGATTCAGGCTGGGATGACGGGGCATCTCGTGTTGTCAACGATCCATGCAGGTCGCGTCGCGCGCGTCTTCACGCGTTTGCTCTCCATCGGCATAGAGCCGTATCTGATCGCCTCGGCACTGACGGGTGCATTGGCTCAGAGGTTGTTGAGGGAACTCTGTCCGCAATGCAGGAAGACCGATCCGCAATCCGGGGCACACATTGCCTCCGGTTGCGATCATTGCAATGGGACAGGCTATCGAGGGCGTCGGGGAGTCTTTGAACTCGCAATCGTGGACGAGTCGCTTCGCGAAGCGGTTCTTGCACGATCAACTCCGGAAGCTATCGCCGCAAGAGTCGCAGAGAAACAGAGAGGAAATCTCGTGCAGGAAGGCCGCAGGCTCGTCAGTGACGGCCTGATCTCGCGCGCCGAGTTCGATTTTACTTTTGCCGGAGAGGAGTCCTGA
- a CDS encoding BlaI/MecI/CopY family transcriptional regulator produces MSEELRDSADLPSLSNAEWEIMKVLWQKGPMAARDVYAALPEGHGWAYKTVKTLLARLVKKEAVEYEQVGNSYLYRAACSREKVTDQEIKSFLDRVLDGSLTSFLSYFVKDANLSKKEINRIRGILEEKDSAGGEDNPQK; encoded by the coding sequence ATGTCCGAAGAACTCAGAGACTCAGCCGATCTCCCCTCTCTGTCCAATGCAGAGTGGGAAATCATGAAAGTCCTCTGGCAGAAGGGGCCGATGGCGGCTCGCGATGTCTACGCCGCTCTGCCCGAGGGCCACGGCTGGGCGTACAAGACGGTCAAGACGCTGCTGGCGCGTCTCGTCAAGAAGGAGGCGGTCGAGTACGAGCAGGTGGGCAATTCCTACCTGTATCGAGCCGCCTGTTCACGGGAGAAAGTCACCGACCAGGAAATCAAGTCGTTCCTCGATCGGGTTCTGGATGGATCGCTGACTTCTTTCCTCTCCTATTTCGTGAAGGATGCGAATCTCTCCAAGAAAGAGATCAATCGCATTCGCGGGATTCTGGAGGAGAAAGATTCAGCAGGGGGGGAGGACAATCCGCAGAAATGA
- the yidC gene encoding membrane protein insertase YidC, with translation MERRWILFFIISFMVIFLFSLRNAQKMAERKQAEEERAGQTELVTDDQTSDLLSGDDATSETVTALSEPPEIRQAQESTEPDVTTQTVDAAPTVTVQTGLDRITFSRLGAVPISWQILPSEYVSPVIDEDTGTTTVIELIPQVTNREIRGLPLGLEGYTADRFNKVVFDAHERTATDGTKILKFTSPPIDDVRVVKTYTFPPGDYVSHLTIEVINGASRTRLGRANEGWGIGWQGGFMQPESLSRLTGQVAAAAAIGTDLKVKKLKDGDDPIRYDTEVAWAGMERKYFTALLIPGPENPPSSVEMMVRQRDMTSEYLAKGVAAPMSVILGHPAVELQPDEHVSLEYSLLVGPKDYYLLKSLDVPMIEGALPASTVAFGQMPMGMNWIRPISLFLLNALRFFENLVHNWGWAIIVLVLIVKIILYPLSHWAIKNQARTMAEQAKIKPHLDALNKKYKDDPSKRSQEMMKLYREHNINPLGAVRGCFPMLLQMPIFFGLYVLLDQAVELRGQSFLWIADLSQPDRLVNFGGALPILGWTSLNILPFLMAGTQFLTSRLMSTNISDPMQRNMMVMMPVVFMIFLYNLPSGLMLYWTVQNIWQIGHTVLTKRYVAMHDTSPPGGATPAGAAT, from the coding sequence ATGGAAAGACGCTGGATCCTGTTCTTCATCATCTCCTTCATGGTGATTTTCCTCTTCAGCTTGCGCAATGCCCAGAAGATGGCAGAGCGGAAACAAGCGGAAGAAGAGCGCGCTGGCCAAACAGAGTTGGTCACCGACGATCAAACGTCGGACCTGCTCTCGGGTGACGACGCTACATCAGAAACTGTCACGGCTTTAAGTGAGCCGCCAGAAATTCGCCAGGCTCAAGAATCTACAGAGCCGGACGTGACCACCCAGACGGTCGACGCGGCGCCGACGGTTACGGTTCAGACCGGACTGGATCGAATCACATTCTCACGACTCGGGGCCGTCCCCATCAGTTGGCAGATTCTGCCTTCCGAGTATGTAAGCCCGGTTATCGACGAAGATACAGGCACAACCACCGTCATCGAGCTGATTCCGCAAGTTACGAATCGCGAAATTCGCGGCCTGCCCCTTGGTCTCGAAGGCTACACGGCCGATCGCTTCAATAAGGTAGTCTTCGACGCCCACGAACGCACAGCGACCGACGGCACAAAGATTCTCAAGTTCACCTCTCCCCCAATCGATGATGTGCGCGTCGTGAAGACGTACACGTTCCCTCCGGGGGACTATGTCTCTCATTTGACAATCGAAGTCATTAATGGCGCCAGTCGGACGCGCCTTGGCCGCGCGAACGAGGGATGGGGAATCGGTTGGCAGGGTGGCTTCATGCAGCCCGAGTCTCTCAGTCGCCTGACCGGTCAGGTTGCGGCCGCGGCCGCGATTGGCACCGATCTCAAGGTCAAGAAGCTGAAGGATGGCGATGATCCCATCCGCTACGATACGGAAGTTGCCTGGGCTGGAATGGAGCGGAAGTACTTCACTGCGCTTCTGATTCCGGGTCCGGAGAATCCCCCCTCATCCGTCGAGATGATGGTTCGTCAACGCGACATGACATCCGAGTACCTCGCCAAGGGCGTTGCTGCACCGATGTCCGTCATCCTTGGCCATCCGGCTGTGGAACTCCAGCCGGACGAACATGTGAGCCTCGAGTACTCTCTCCTCGTCGGACCAAAAGACTACTACCTCCTGAAATCCTTGGACGTCCCAATGATCGAGGGGGCTCTGCCTGCATCGACGGTCGCTTTTGGGCAGATGCCGATGGGAATGAATTGGATTCGGCCGATCAGCTTGTTCCTGCTGAATGCCCTGCGATTCTTCGAGAATCTCGTTCACAATTGGGGCTGGGCGATCATCGTCCTCGTGCTGATTGTGAAGATCATCCTGTATCCACTGTCACACTGGGCGATCAAGAATCAGGCGCGAACGATGGCCGAGCAGGCGAAGATCAAGCCGCACCTCGATGCGCTGAACAAGAAGTACAAGGACGATCCGTCAAAGCGAAGCCAGGAGATGATGAAGCTCTATCGAGAGCACAACATCAATCCCTTGGGCGCAGTGCGCGGCTGCTTCCCGATGCTGCTGCAAATGCCGATCTTCTTCGGCCTCTATGTGCTGCTCGATCAGGCCGTCGAGCTCCGTGGCCAGTCCTTCCTGTGGATTGCCGACCTCAGCCAGCCCGATCGCCTGGTCAATTTCGGGGGCGCACTTCCGATTCTCGGATGGACATCGCTGAATATTCTGCCGTTCCTGATGGCGGGCACGCAGTTCCTGACCTCGCGATTGATGTCGACCAACATCTCTGACCCGATGCAGCGGAATATGATGGTCATGATGCCCGTGGTGTTCATGATCTTCCTGTACAACCTGCCTTCGGGTCTGATGTTGTACTGGACCGTGCAAAACATCTGGCAAATCGGACACACAGTATTGACGAAGCGGTATGTTGCCATGCACGATACATCTCCGCCGGGAGGAGCGACGCCGGCGGGCGCGGCGACCTGA
- the cysK gene encoding cysteine synthase A, whose amino-acid sequence MHGKIYGNITETIGNTPLVYLNRVTENCAGRVALKLEFFNPLSSVKDRIGLAMIDAAERDGRLKPGMTVIEPTSGNTGIALAFVCAAKGYNLILTMPESMSMERRLLLRTLGAEVVLTPASEGMPGAIHKAEELVSEYDSKGGAFVPQQFSNPANPEIHRQTTAEEIWTDTQGKLDYFVAGVGTGGTITGVGSVLKQKNPEVRIVAVEPTDSPVISGGQPGPHKIQGIGAGFIPQNLETDILSEVIQVANEDAFEMARRLAREEGIPAGISTGANVTAAIKLAMREENKDKLIVTMACSATERYLSTPLADEARKAERDSVEQA is encoded by the coding sequence ATGCACGGCAAGATCTACGGCAACATCACCGAGACGATCGGCAATACGCCACTGGTTTATCTGAATCGAGTGACGGAGAATTGCGCTGGGCGGGTGGCACTGAAGCTGGAGTTTTTCAATCCCCTGTCGTCGGTAAAGGACCGCATCGGATTGGCGATGATCGATGCTGCCGAGCGTGATGGTCGGCTGAAACCGGGCATGACCGTGATCGAGCCGACGTCCGGCAATACGGGAATTGCCTTGGCGTTTGTCTGCGCGGCGAAGGGCTACAACCTGATCCTGACAATGCCCGAGAGCATGAGCATGGAGCGTCGTCTGCTGCTCCGGACCCTCGGAGCGGAGGTCGTCCTCACTCCGGCGTCCGAGGGAATGCCAGGGGCGATTCACAAAGCCGAAGAGTTGGTATCCGAATACGATTCCAAGGGTGGCGCGTTCGTTCCCCAGCAGTTCAGCAATCCCGCGAATCCCGAGATCCACCGCCAGACAACGGCGGAAGAAATCTGGACCGACACGCAGGGAAAACTCGACTACTTCGTGGCAGGCGTCGGCACCGGCGGCACGATCACCGGTGTTGGTTCTGTTCTGAAGCAAAAGAATCCAGAAGTGCGAATTGTCGCCGTGGAACCCACGGACTCGCCGGTCATCTCCGGCGGCCAGCCTGGCCCCCACAAGATTCAGGGAATTGGGGCTGGATTCATTCCGCAGAATCTGGAAACCGACATCCTTTCCGAGGTCATCCAAGTCGCGAATGAGGATGCGTTCGAGATGGCTCGGCGCCTGGCGCGCGAAGAGGGAATCCCCGCCGGTATTTCCACCGGTGCCAACGTGACCGCTGCGATCAAGCTCGCAATGCGTGAAGAGAATAAAGACAAGCTGATCGTCACAATGGCGTGCTCGGCGACCGAACGTTACCTGTCGACGCCGCTGGCCGATGAAGCCCGCAAGGCCGAACGCGATTCCGTCGAGCAGGCGTAA
- a CDS encoding MOSC domain-containing protein, translating into MGSSTIRLTSLNAGMPRALTAADGSTYTSGIDKKPLSEPVQITAEGIVGDGSAYHGHAGPNMRVNVFAEEKYEVLERLAGCTLPRPAFGENFTLAGLPDNEARIGDILRAGSAVLQVSQPRGPCGTLIRFLGIPKIVCQMSDNNATGYYLRVLEPGEVGPGEELELVDRGDQEWTIERLNTLIHREPGNHTVVEAALTLPLLSEDWKKGLRERAEKARAKN; encoded by the coding sequence ATGGGATCTTCCACGATTCGATTGACGTCATTGAATGCAGGCATGCCGCGTGCCCTGACGGCCGCGGATGGCTCCACGTACACAAGCGGCATCGACAAGAAACCACTCTCCGAGCCTGTCCAGATCACGGCGGAAGGAATCGTGGGGGACGGCTCCGCCTATCATGGTCACGCCGGCCCGAACATGCGCGTGAACGTGTTTGCCGAGGAGAAGTACGAAGTTCTCGAGCGCCTTGCCGGATGCACGCTTCCGCGGCCGGCGTTTGGCGAGAACTTCACCTTGGCAGGATTGCCGGACAACGAAGCGCGCATCGGTGATATCCTGCGCGCCGGCAGTGCCGTTTTGCAGGTCAGTCAGCCTCGCGGTCCGTGCGGGACACTGATTCGTTTTCTCGGGATTCCGAAGATCGTTTGCCAGATGTCCGACAACAACGCAACGGGTTACTATCTGCGGGTTCTTGAGCCGGGAGAAGTAGGACCCGGTGAGGAATTGGAACTCGTCGACCGCGGCGATCAGGAATGGACAATCGAACGATTGAACACACTGATTCATCGCGAACCTGGGAACCACACCGTTGTCGAAGCCGCCCTGACTTTACCGCTGTTGTCCGAAGATTGGAAGAAGGGGTTGCGGGAACGTGCTGAGAAAGCGCGAGCGAAGAACTAA
- a CDS encoding FHA domain-containing protein: MSFSSEEETAVSREHQEAPRAHAVRTFMFALSTESGPRLLAFRISNLLIGRLPDNHLALNHGSVSRRHARVSVRPTGVMIEDMGSQNGTTVNGVPLTQAENIRPGDVLRIGHVPLFYFGFVSPDDPPEMELIDNAISVNPSLPPL, encoded by the coding sequence ATGAGTTTCTCCTCAGAAGAAGAAACCGCTGTATCGCGCGAGCACCAGGAAGCCCCGCGGGCGCATGCTGTACGCACATTCATGTTCGCACTCTCGACCGAGTCAGGGCCGCGGCTTCTGGCATTTCGGATCAGCAATCTCCTGATCGGTCGCCTGCCGGACAACCATCTCGCGCTCAATCACGGGAGTGTCTCGCGCCGTCATGCTCGAGTGTCCGTTCGTCCGACCGGTGTGATGATCGAAGATATGGGCAGCCAGAACGGCACGACTGTGAATGGTGTGCCTTTGACCCAGGCAGAGAACATTCGTCCCGGCGATGTGTTGCGTATCGGGCACGTGCCTCTCTTCTATTTCGGATTCGTCTCGCCGGACGATCCGCCGGAGATGGAATTGATCGACAACGCAATCAGCGTGAACCCATCGCTGCCACCTCTGTGA